One genomic region from Nostoc sphaeroides encodes:
- a CDS encoding prephenate/arogenate dehydrogenase — MNIGILGLGLIGGSLGFDLRSLGHHILGVSRRESTCQKAVALGSVDQASVDLSLLAAAEVVFICTPLGLIVPQFQEMIAHLSASCVVTDVGSAKAEIVKAISPLWDNFIGGHPMAGRTDSGIEAAQRDLFVDKPYVLTPITTTKTSAITVVEEIVRSLRAKIYYCQPEQHDRAVSWISHLPVMVSSSLIAACLSETDPDVLELAQKLASSGFRDTSRVGGGNSELGVMMARYNRQALLRSLQQYRHNLDELTNLIEQENWAVLEQKLKSTRKARPDFVD, encoded by the coding sequence ATGAATATTGGGATTTTAGGATTAGGACTGATCGGCGGATCTTTGGGTTTTGATTTGCGATCGCTTGGACATCATATCTTAGGAGTCAGTCGGCGTGAATCTACTTGTCAAAAGGCAGTTGCTCTCGGCAGTGTCGATCAAGCATCTGTTGATCTGAGCCTATTGGCAGCCGCAGAGGTTGTATTTATTTGTACACCTCTAGGGCTTATTGTGCCCCAATTTCAGGAAATGATCGCTCATTTGTCTGCTTCTTGCGTTGTAACTGATGTGGGTTCGGCGAAAGCAGAGATAGTTAAAGCGATTTCTCCCCTTTGGGATAATTTTATCGGCGGTCATCCAATGGCGGGAAGAACAGATAGTGGGATAGAAGCTGCACAGCGAGATTTATTTGTTGATAAACCTTATGTACTAACACCGATAACTACAACAAAAACTAGTGCAATTACGGTTGTAGAGGAAATTGTGCGATCGCTAAGGGCTAAAATCTACTATTGTCAACCTGAGCAACATGACCGCGCTGTTAGTTGGATTTCTCATTTACCTGTAATGGTCAGTTCCTCCTTGATTGCTGCTTGTTTGAGTGAAACTGACCCCGATGTTTTGGAATTAGCCCAAAAGTTAGCTAGTTCAGGTTTTCGGGATACCAGCCGTGTGGGTGGTGGGAATTCAGAGTTGGGTGTGATGATGGCCCGGTATAATCGTCAGGCATTGCTGCGATCGCTGCAACAGTATCGTCACAATCTCGATGAGTTGACTAACTTAATTGAGCAAGAAAATTGGGCAGTTTTAGAGCAAAAGTTGAAATCAACCAGAAAGGCACGACCTGATTTTGTTGATTAG
- a CDS encoding pentapeptide repeat-containing protein — translation MTVDELLEQYAAGVLNFNGVDLAEANLSGAKLSGINLSDANLSIVNLSGANLSEANLSNALLNVARLSGANLCSAILNNASLNVANLIRADLSRAQLKGTSLIRAELIRADLSRADLSEADLTGADLREATLRQANLRHANLSEAVLKGASLTGANLEMANLHASDLSRSDISGANLRDAELRQANLSRANLSGADLSGANLRWADLSGANLRWADLSGAKLSGATLIGADLSNANLTNTIFIHADLTQAKLIRAEWVGADLTGATLTGAKLYATSRFGLKTEGMICEWVDLSPAGDRSIIQKFHSQDSRDFFNETPPTIRIIVDAPIEHEANFALAGAYYQIAQEWGLKQPPSMESGPRRTVFTFHVNSDEALFPTAYIVILPFLDAVSTQKNISRMVEMINNEVIANQNLKLLKSTQIVKQLNTLIEQAMSQATTIKQMKKNIEVAAKLNFCKAPTQIILTNSSAHTLIAHDNPQFGKRFINRSAFKASAYDDISNEATKHILPSLNMVMDFVKGFHYIGH, via the coding sequence ATGACTGTAGACGAATTACTGGAACAATACGCGGCAGGAGTCTTAAACTTTAATGGTGTTGACCTCGCAGAAGCTAACCTGAGTGGGGCTAAACTCAGTGGCATAAATCTTAGCGATGCTAATTTGAGTATAGTCAACCTAAGCGGCGCGAATTTGAGTGAAGCTAACTTGAGCAATGCCTTGCTAAATGTAGCAAGACTGAGTGGCGCAAATTTATGTAGCGCCATCTTAAATAACGCCAGTCTCAACGTCGCTAATTTGATTCGAGCGGATCTTAGTCGCGCTCAACTTAAAGGAACCTCATTGATCCGCGCTGAATTAATTCGTGCTGATCTCAGTCGCGCCGATCTGTCGGAGGCTGATCTCACCGGTGCCGATTTGCGAGAGGCGACACTCCGCCAAGCGAATCTCCGTCACGCTAATTTGAGTGAAGCCGTATTGAAAGGCGCTTCCTTGACGGGAGCTAACTTAGAAATGGCTAACTTACATGCCAGCGATTTGAGTCGTTCTGACATTAGCGGCGCAAATTTGCGAGATGCCGAACTCAGACAAGCGAATCTCAGCCGTGCTAACTTGAGCGGAGCAGATTTGAGCGGGGCGAACCTCCGATGGGCAGATTTGAGCGGCGCAAATCTCCGGTGGGCAGATTTGAGCGGCGCAAAATTGAGCGGGGCTACTTTAATTGGCGCAGATTTAAGCAATGCCAACTTAACGAATACAATTTTTATCCACGCCGATTTAACTCAGGCAAAATTAATTAGGGCGGAATGGGTTGGTGCTGACTTAACAGGAGCAACATTAACTGGGGCAAAACTTTATGCCACCTCCAGGTTTGGTTTAAAAACCGAAGGGATGATTTGTGAATGGGTTGATCTTAGCCCCGCAGGCGATCGCTCCATTATCCAGAAGTTCCATTCCCAAGACTCACGAGATTTTTTTAACGAAACACCGCCAACAATCCGAATTATTGTTGATGCCCCCATAGAACACGAAGCCAATTTTGCTCTCGCTGGCGCTTATTATCAAATTGCTCAGGAATGGGGGCTGAAACAACCCCCAAGCATGGAAAGTGGGCCCCGTCGAACTGTTTTTACATTTCATGTAAATAGCGACGAAGCATTATTTCCTACTGCTTACATTGTGATTCTTCCCTTTCTAGATGCGGTATCTACCCAAAAGAATATTTCCAGGATGGTGGAAATGATTAACAATGAAGTTATTGCGAACCAAAATTTAAAATTGCTAAAATCAACCCAAATCGTGAAACAATTAAATACTCTTATAGAGCAAGCGATGAGTCAGGCTACAACAATTAAACAGATGAAAAAAAATATCGAAGTAGCTGCCAAGTTAAATTTTTGTAAAGCCCCAACCCAAATAATTTTAACGAATTCCAGCGCCCACACTTTGATTGCTCATGACAATCCCCAGTTTGGAAAAAGATTTATTAATCGCTCTGCTTTCAAGGCTTCAGCTTATGATGATATATCTAATGAAGCAACAAAACATATATTGCCTTCGTTAAATATGGTTATGGATTTTGTCAAAGGATTTCACTATATTGGTCATTAG
- a CDS encoding histidine triad nucleotide-binding protein has product MSETTETIFSKIIRREIPVDIVYEDDLALAFKDIHPQAPVHILVIPKKPIPTLADAESQDHALLGHLLLTAKRVAKEAGLENGYRVVINIGDDGGQTVHHLHLHILGGRQLNWPPG; this is encoded by the coding sequence ATGAGTGAAACTACAGAAACGATTTTCAGCAAAATCATTCGTCGGGAAATTCCCGTTGATATTGTTTATGAGGATGATTTAGCCTTGGCATTCAAGGACATCCACCCGCAAGCGCCTGTTCACATCCTCGTCATTCCCAAAAAACCCATTCCCACACTAGCTGATGCTGAATCTCAGGATCATGCTTTGCTGGGGCATCTTTTGTTAACTGCCAAACGGGTTGCAAAAGAAGCTGGACTGGAAAACGGTTATCGAGTTGTCATCAACATTGGTGATGATGGTGGCCAGACAGTCCACCACTTACATCTGCATATTTTAGGAGGTCGGCAGTTGAACTGGCCGCCTGGTTGA
- a CDS encoding amino acid transporter → MAKSIVSTKRLGSQLIHWLLEEHRPEKEGPYHKEEPHRQHSWWQVMCLTGVDYFSTLGYQPGIAALAAGALSPVATLILVLLTLFGALPIYRRIAAESPHGEGSIAMLERLLPWWQGKLLVLCLLGFVATDFIITITLSAADATAHIIENPLIPNWLHNQTIAITLVLVILLGAVFLRGFREAIGIAVVLVGVYLLLNFIVVSLGLYQILTHPEAIANWETALFARDSNPLILVGIALFIFPKLALGLSGFETGVTVMPLVKGSNNNTPHLPKGRIRNTRKLLTTAALIMSFFLLTTSFITTLLIQPAEFVSGGKANGRALAYLAHLYLGDGFGTVYDLSTISILWFAGASAMAGLLNIVPRYLPRYGMAPNWARATRPLVLVYTAIAFVVTIIFRANVEAQGGAYATGVLVLITSAAFAVTLSAHRHRQKRARLVFAIITLLFLYTTVVNIIERPEGIRIAGFFIGTIIFTSLVSRVWRSTELRAERIEVDELASQFLAEESQGAIRLIANRLNTGDVLEYFMKEKEVREDNHIPPNDPILFLEIQVSDASEFADVINVKGVRVGDYRILRAESAAVPNAIAALLLYIRDQTGKIPHAYFGWAEGNPIQYLLRFILFGEGDIAVVTREVLRRAEKNPHKRPGVHVGG, encoded by the coding sequence ATGGCTAAATCAATTGTTTCAACAAAACGGCTCGGTAGCCAGTTAATCCACTGGTTGCTTGAAGAACATCGACCAGAGAAAGAAGGGCCTTACCACAAGGAAGAACCACATCGCCAGCATTCTTGGTGGCAGGTGATGTGCTTAACTGGTGTAGATTATTTCTCAACCCTTGGCTATCAACCTGGGATTGCAGCACTGGCTGCTGGCGCTCTTTCTCCTGTAGCTACCCTAATTCTAGTTTTGCTGACGCTCTTTGGAGCATTGCCAATCTATCGGCGCATTGCTGCCGAAAGCCCTCATGGTGAAGGGTCGATCGCAATGTTAGAGCGTTTGCTGCCTTGGTGGCAAGGCAAATTACTTGTACTATGCTTACTCGGCTTTGTGGCAACTGACTTTATTATTACCATTACCTTGTCAGCTGCTGATGCCACAGCCCATATCATCGAAAATCCACTTATCCCAAATTGGCTTCACAATCAGACGATCGCTATCACCCTGGTATTAGTTATATTACTAGGCGCAGTTTTCTTAAGAGGTTTCCGAGAAGCGATTGGTATTGCAGTAGTTTTGGTGGGAGTTTATCTGCTGTTAAACTTCATAGTCGTTAGCCTCGGCCTGTATCAGATTTTAACTCACCCAGAAGCGATCGCTAACTGGGAGACTGCACTTTTTGCCCGCGATTCTAACCCTTTAATACTAGTCGGCATAGCTCTTTTTATATTCCCTAAGCTAGCGCTGGGATTATCAGGGTTTGAGACTGGCGTAACCGTTATGCCCCTGGTAAAAGGTAGCAACAACAACACTCCGCATCTTCCCAAAGGGCGGATTCGGAATACACGCAAGTTGCTCACCACTGCTGCTCTAATTATGAGCTTCTTTTTGCTCACCACCAGCTTTATAACTACTTTATTGATTCAACCCGCAGAATTTGTATCTGGGGGCAAAGCTAATGGACGGGCCCTAGCCTATCTGGCACATCTATATCTAGGCGATGGCTTTGGCACAGTTTACGATTTAAGTACTATTTCGATTTTGTGGTTTGCAGGTGCATCTGCAATGGCAGGGTTGCTGAATATTGTGCCTCGCTACCTACCACGCTATGGCATGGCGCCCAATTGGGCACGAGCAACGCGACCTTTAGTGTTAGTCTACACAGCGATCGCCTTTGTTGTCACAATTATCTTTAGAGCTAATGTGGAAGCCCAAGGTGGGGCTTATGCAACTGGTGTGCTTGTGTTAATTACCTCAGCCGCCTTTGCCGTAACCTTATCAGCCCACCGTCACAGACAGAAGCGGGCAAGACTCGTTTTTGCAATTATCACACTGTTATTTTTATATACCACTGTTGTTAATATCATCGAAAGACCAGAAGGCATTAGGATCGCTGGTTTTTTCATCGGTACGATCATTTTTACCTCGCTGGTTTCTCGGGTTTGGCGTTCAACAGAACTACGAGCAGAGCGGATTGAAGTTGACGAACTTGCTAGCCAATTTCTTGCCGAAGAGAGCCAAGGAGCAATACGGCTAATTGCTAATCGCTTGAATACGGGTGATGTCCTAGAGTATTTTATGAAAGAGAAAGAGGTACGCGAGGATAATCATATTCCACCCAACGATCCAATTCTTTTTCTAGAGATTCAGGTATCAGATGCTTCGGAGTTTGCGGATGTCATCAATGTAAAAGGGGTGCGAGTTGGTGATTATCGCATCCTCCGGGCTGAGAGTGCAGCAGTACCTAATGCGATCGCGGCTTTACTACTCTATATTCGTGACCAAACAGGTAAGATTCCCCATGCCTACTTCGGCTGGGCTGAGGGCAACCCCATACAATATTTACTGCGTTTTATCTTGTTTGGGGAAGGTGATATTGCTGTAGTCACCCGTGAAGTACTCCGTCGGGCTGAAAAGAATCCCCATAAGCGTCCTGGCGTTCATGTCGGCGGGTGA
- a CDS encoding DUF1517 domain-containing protein yields the protein MSNLFNKMIGRTRYVVFRLFLHLGGGEVAPILGVLNSAGRDAIDADGDLEVLGEGLVEISQTLLQYDEYWLSAANEGDVFFDEGEAGDYVNELFTDSAQRYLSEPGYSSDGLNEPLSIPVTRNVIVMITVAYEGEVPELETDLSNVQALKEGFKALINLHYKHRFKAIQVHFSPAQLGDDLTSDQLLQYYPELIPL from the coding sequence ATGAGCAATCTCTTTAATAAAATGATTGGTCGAACTCGCTATGTAGTTTTTCGCCTATTTCTGCACTTAGGGGGAGGCGAGGTAGCACCAATTTTGGGAGTATTAAATAGTGCTGGACGAGATGCGATCGATGCCGATGGAGATTTAGAAGTTTTGGGAGAAGGATTGGTAGAAATTAGCCAAACCCTGCTGCAATACGATGAATATTGGCTTTCTGCTGCCAACGAAGGCGACGTATTTTTTGATGAAGGCGAAGCAGGAGATTATGTGAATGAATTATTTACTGACTCTGCCCAAAGATATCTTAGTGAACCAGGTTACAGTTCTGATGGATTGAATGAACCTTTATCTATACCTGTAACCCGTAACGTCATTGTGATGATTACAGTAGCTTATGAAGGAGAAGTACCAGAGTTAGAAACCGATCTTTCTAACGTTCAGGCACTCAAGGAAGGATTCAAAGCATTGATCAATTTGCATTATAAACATAGATTCAAAGCAATCCAAGTGCATTTCTCGCCAGCACAGTTAGGCGATGACCTCACTAGCGATCAACTGTTGCAATATTACCCGGAATTGATTCCTTTATAA
- the recR gene encoding recombination mediator RecR, whose protein sequence is MQRLPGVGPKSAQRLALHILKRPEAEVEALAHALIEAKKQIGLCSVCFHLSAEPVCEICRNANRDNKTICVVADPRDVIALEKTREYKGKYHVLGGVISPIDGIGPEQLTILALQRRVSQQKPQEVILAISPSVEGETTTLYIGQLLKPFTKVTRIAFGLPVGGDLEYADEVTLARALEGRRELD, encoded by the coding sequence TTGCAGCGCCTACCGGGAGTTGGCCCCAAATCTGCCCAACGACTGGCTTTGCATATTTTGAAGCGACCAGAAGCAGAAGTAGAAGCTTTAGCACATGCGCTGATTGAGGCAAAAAAACAGATAGGCTTGTGTTCTGTTTGCTTTCACTTATCTGCTGAACCTGTTTGTGAAATCTGCCGCAATGCCAATCGTGACAACAAAACTATTTGTGTCGTAGCAGATCCCCGCGATGTGATTGCACTGGAAAAAACCCGTGAATACAAAGGCAAATATCACGTTTTAGGTGGGGTGATTTCTCCAATTGATGGAATTGGCCCAGAACAGTTGACTATACTGGCTTTGCAGCGCCGGGTGAGTCAGCAAAAACCTCAAGAAGTAATTCTGGCAATTAGTCCAAGTGTAGAAGGGGAGACAACAACGCTGTATATAGGTCAGCTATTGAAACCATTTACCAAGGTGACGCGGATTGCCTTTGGTTTGCCTGTAGGTGGTGATTTGGAGTACGCCGACGAAGTGACCCTAGCAAGGGCATTGGAAGGACGTAGGGAGTTAGATTAG
- a CDS encoding glycosyltransferase family 39 protein, producing the protein MKQSKYYFIAFIILIISIFLRFFTLQNQSLWFDEGWSLALSNNTTVQENLSEILGLENGDKYQPLYYLVLFYWRSAFGNSEFALRSLSALLGVGSVIAIFFTCLRIYGKKHALWSSTLLAVSSFSVFYSQDARPYALLIFIASLQIYFFSYAINVYKRNTIIFPLLFGIFTAIGAFGSILIIIFSSSLFLSHAIVYKNFKQLLKWWIPPIIFSSPMLWFYLSSPAASDPTATVVTRTGLPIIQNMIFVIYGILVGTSYGPPLEKLREQEKFNVILSYWFHLLIFIIVIAVIFIALLTSLLRHRKRKIYQPTDYFFTSLLVVSFLLAFLFALVTKINWLPRHSFYLCLPVVILIPSAFLHNYQRQNKLDIFPQVTKLATVFLLSMNVYSNFQYYLNPAYAKDDYRSAARYLLQHRNESAKSVLLLGQPILLKYYGYPSTIYAPERILKTVDGKNMAEKISRITQNSDTVFIIINREYSWQPRGVFKKEMSSLYNLEDQSDWAYMKIYRFTRKK; encoded by the coding sequence ATGAAACAGTCAAAATACTATTTTATTGCTTTTATTATTCTCATAATTAGCATCTTCCTGCGTTTCTTTACGTTGCAAAATCAAAGTCTTTGGTTTGATGAAGGTTGGAGTCTAGCTTTATCTAATAATACAACCGTTCAAGAAAATCTCTCTGAAATTTTAGGTCTAGAAAATGGTGATAAATACCAACCGCTTTATTATTTGGTCTTATTCTATTGGCGTTCGGCTTTTGGAAATAGTGAATTTGCCCTTAGATCGCTTTCAGCTTTGTTAGGAGTCGGCTCAGTAATTGCGATATTCTTTACTTGCCTACGTATTTATGGGAAAAAACATGCTTTATGGTCGTCCACGCTCCTAGCGGTTAGTTCTTTCAGTGTATTCTACAGCCAAGATGCCAGACCTTACGCATTATTAATATTTATAGCCTCACTTCAAATATATTTCTTTAGTTATGCAATCAATGTATATAAGAGGAATACAATTATTTTTCCATTGCTTTTTGGTATCTTTACTGCTATTGGGGCTTTTGGCAGTATTTTGATAATAATTTTTAGTTCATCTCTTTTTCTATCTCATGCTATTGTTTATAAAAACTTCAAACAATTGCTCAAATGGTGGATACCGCCGATAATTTTTTCCTCCCCAATGCTTTGGTTCTACTTGTCTTCACCTGCCGCATCTGATCCAACAGCTACTGTGGTTACTCGGACTGGGTTACCCATAATTCAAAACATGATATTTGTGATCTACGGTATATTAGTCGGGACATCTTATGGGCCGCCACTAGAGAAATTGCGCGAGCAAGAAAAGTTCAATGTTATACTTAGCTATTGGTTTCATTTACTAATATTTATTATTGTCATTGCTGTCATTTTTATAGCTTTATTAACAAGTTTGTTGAGACACCGCAAGAGAAAAATATATCAACCGACTGATTATTTTTTTACATCTCTTTTGGTGGTATCATTTTTACTAGCGTTTTTGTTTGCTTTGGTGACCAAAATTAATTGGCTACCGCGCCACTCTTTTTATCTATGTCTACCAGTTGTCATTCTTATTCCCTCGGCTTTTTTACATAATTACCAGCGTCAGAATAAACTTGATATTTTTCCTCAAGTTACAAAGTTAGCTACAGTCTTTTTACTAAGTATGAATGTTTATTCAAACTTTCAATACTATTTAAATCCAGCCTATGCAAAAGATGACTATCGTTCGGCTGCTCGCTACCTTCTACAACATCGAAATGAATCGGCAAAATCTGTATTGTTATTGGGACAGCCTATACTACTCAAATATTATGGATATCCATCTACAATATATGCACCAGAACGCATTCTGAAAACTGTAGATGGGAAGAATATGGCAGAAAAAATTAGTAGAATAACTCAAAATTCAGATACAGTTTTTATAATAATTAACCGCGAATATAGTTGGCAACCTAGAGGTGTTTTTAAAAAAGAAATGAGTTCTTTATATAACTTAGAAGATCAGTCTGATTGGGCTTATATGAAAATATATCGATTCACTAGAAAGAAGTAA